GATGATGGACGGGGACTACACCTATGATCCTTTTGAGATCCCGTTATTACTGGAGCCGATAACCAAAGGGTCGGCGGACATCGTCCTGGGGAACAGGTTCGCGCGTATCGAAGAAGGCGCCATGACCGGCCGTAACAGGCTCGGTAATAAGATAATCACAGGCTCCATAAATTTACTGTACAGGTTAAGGTTGAAAGATTCGCAGACGGGGTTCCGGGCCATCAGGGCTAGCTCTATGCACGTGCTGGAGGTAACATCCGAAGGAATGCCGTTCGCGAGCGAAATGATCATCGACTCAATGAAAAAATCTTTGAAGGTGGTCGAGGTCCCGATAAGGTACAGGCAGCGCATCGGAGATCCTAAGTTAAAGGCATATAAGGATGGTTCCCAGATACTGGGCCTGGTGATCAGGATGGTCAGAGATTATAACCCGCTTACTATATTTTTACCGGCCGGGGCGTTATTGATCGTCCTGGGCACGATACTGGGTTCTTCCGTAGTGTACGAATGGCTTACCACAGGACTCGTGACAAGACTGGCCTCGACAGTGTTATCAGCGTTTCTTATCATAGCAGGATTGCAGATAGTCTTTTTCGGACTTCTGGCGGACATCATCCTGGTAGCGCTCAGGTCAAGGCATTAGGATAGTGTCGGATAATGAGGATCGCCTTTGTCACGGAC
The nucleotide sequence above comes from Methanooceanicella nereidis. Encoded proteins:
- a CDS encoding glycosyltransferase, with protein sequence MRQSLSGVTTIPSYKRQENIGEEKRADRPIKVSVVIPTMNEPAIGRVIEETRQGLKHFEVEIIVVDKSEDDTARRALKAGAIVVHQESVGYGDAYITGFRQVSLDSDIVVMMDGDYTYDPFEIPLLLEPITKGSADIVLGNRFARIEEGAMTGRNRLGNKIITGSINLLYRLRLKDSQTGFRAIRASSMHVLEVTSEGMPFASEMIIDSMKKSLKVVEVPIRYRQRIGDPKLKAYKDGSQILGLVIRMVRDYNPLTIFLPAGALLIVLGTILGSSVVYEWLTTGLVTRLASTVLSAFLIIAGLQIVFFGLLADIILVALRSRH